Below is a genomic region from Candidatus Ozemobacteraceae bacterium.
GCGTATCGCGCGCTGGTTTGGAGAACGCCTGCCGAAGGGTGGGGCGGTCGCGATCAACGACGTCGGCGCGATGGGCTATTTTTCCGGCCGCCGCCTGATCGATCTTGAGGGACTGATTACTCCGCAGGCCATTCCCTCGAACCGAGCCGGCCGGATCGATGCCTTTCTCGAAGACGTGAAGCCCGAATATCTCCTGATTTTCCCCTACTGGTATCCCGAGGTCGTCGCCCGCCTAGGCTTTTTCAAACCGCTCATGCGGTTCACCATCGAGCGAAACGTCACCGGGGGAGGGGAGGAAATGGTTCTTTTCTCCATGCCCTGGACTTCTGAGCGAACAAGCTCCTTGCCGCCCCTTCCCGAACCGGGTTTGCCGGTCGCGGTACCCCCTGCCGGCGGCAGAAAGTGATATCTGCAGAGAAATCATCGCTGTTGCGTTCTCGGGCTATTCCCTTCCGTTTGAGGACGGGAACGCCGATACTTGTTCCGAGAAGAAAAACGGTGAATTTGCCGTACCCTGAAATTATGGGTATACTCAAAGAATCTGGTCATCGTTTTCAGATCATATTTTATCAAGGAGGAATCTCGTGAAGCGTTTCTTTGGTTCTTTCCTGGCAGCGGCGCTCTGTTTTGCGTCGGCCGGCGGTGCGTTCGCGGCTCCCGGCATCAACATCAAGGCCGTCAAGGGCTTCAACACCGAAGTCGAGGTCGATGTTCCCGAGGTTGCGATCGACGCCTGTGAGGCGGCGGGCCAGAAAGCCCTTTCGATCACGATTCCGAACGGCTCGATCTCTCTCGACAAGGCCTGCCCCCAGCTTCCCAGGCTGACGGCGATGGTCATGGTCGATCCTTTCAAAAACCCGGTTTTTCGCGTGAAGCCCGTCCAGTCCGAGATCATCGACCTCGATGCGCGCGTCGTGCCCAGCAAGGGCAACATCACCCGCAATGTCGATCCGAACACCGTTCCGTTCGAATACGGCGATGTCTACGGCCAGGATCGCTGGTATCCCGCCGATAACGAACTCGTCGCTCTCAGCGAGCCCTTCATCATGCGCGATATCCGCGGCGTTCGCCTGCTCGTGAACCCGGTACAATACAATCCGGTTCAGAACAAACTCCGCGTGCATCGCCGCATGAATATCTCGATCGTCGGCGGCGCCGCCTCCACCAACGCGCTCCGCTCCGCCCAGCGCATCAGCAGTTACTACGAGCCGATCTATCGCAGCGTGTTCGCGAACTTCGACAAGGCCGCCACCCGGCTGCCCCGCCTCGAGGAAAACGGCCGCCTGCTGATCATCACCGCCGACGCCTTCGCCGACGCGATGGGCCCGTTCGTCGCCTGGAAGAAGAAGTGCGGTCTCGATGTCGCTCTCGTGAAGATGAGCAGCGTCGGCAATACCGCCGTCGATATCAAGAACTATATTCAGGCTGACTACAACAAGGGCGGCCTGACCCACATCATGCTGGTCGGCGATGCCGCCCAGGTTCCCACCCTCAAGGGCGTGAGGGAAAACGCGGACTCCGATCCGTGCTACACCAAGCTCGCCGGCGACGATCACGTGCCGGACTGCATCATCAGCCGCCTCTCTGCGACCACCCCGGAAGCCGTTGCCTACCAGGTCGCCAAGTTCGTGAACTATGAGCAGTTCCCCTCCACCGGCGCCGAAGCAGCCTGGTACGGCAAGGGAATGGGCATCGCCAGCAACGAAGGCAATCCGACCGATTTCGTCCGCGCCGGCTGGATCCGCGATGCGCTGCTCAAGGGCCAGTTCTCCTCGGTTGACGAAGTCTACGCCCCGAAGGCCAC
It encodes:
- a CDS encoding C25 family cysteine peptidase — translated: MKRFFGSFLAAALCFASAGGAFAAPGINIKAVKGFNTEVEVDVPEVAIDACEAAGQKALSITIPNGSISLDKACPQLPRLTAMVMVDPFKNPVFRVKPVQSEIIDLDARVVPSKGNITRNVDPNTVPFEYGDVYGQDRWYPADNELVALSEPFIMRDIRGVRLLVNPVQYNPVQNKLRVHRRMNISIVGGAASTNALRSAQRISSYYEPIYRSVFANFDKAATRLPRLEENGRLLIITADAFADAMGPFVAWKKKCGLDVALVKMSSVGNTAVDIKNYIQADYNKGGLTHIMLVGDAAQVPTLKGVRENADSDPCYTKLAGDDHVPDCIISRLSATTPEAVAYQVAKFVNYEQFPSTGAEAAWYGKGMGIASNEGNPTDFVRAGWIRDALLKGQFSSVDEVYAPKATKAMVFSGMAEGRSLINYIGHGSNTTWVTTGFGVSDCSQLKNGWKTPIIWDVACVNGNFVNMECFAEAFMKAGSIEDPKGAVAIFAASTNMEWVPPCDVQKEINNNYTVNELYKTVGGLAFNGIMKGLEIYGTDPKKSGVMMFEQWHLFGDGTMLARFKAPTAVNVSVEAAKAEDRVNLTAKVVDAEGKPVSNARVTFYTERIENARVGTTNEQGIANLSMPLVRNDGGYVTVIGADLVPVVDQKVQF